A genome region from Eurosta solidaginis isolate ZX-2024a chromosome 2, ASM4086904v1, whole genome shotgun sequence includes the following:
- the LOC137239195 gene encoding putative RNA polymerase II subunit B1 CTD phosphatase RPAP2 homolog: MSEKRNHLSQEQLLKAVQSKRECNAKAQTIVESLLERNIDREYFIAMLKDINQSHYDDIVDERHILMLCGYPLCATQLESIPSKKYSISTTTNKVYDITDRKKFCSTHCFKASEFIKSQLLVSPLWLRKYEPTPQFKLLHKSAG; encoded by the exons ATGTCGGAAAAACGAAATCATTTGAG TCAAGAACAGCTTCTGAAGGCGGTACAAAGTAAAAGGGAATGCAATGCAAAAGCGCAAACAATTGTGGAGTCATTGTTAGAAAGGAACATTGACCGTGAATATTTCATAGCGATG TTAAAGGATATCAACCAAAGCCATTATGACGATATTGTTGATGAGCGACATATCCTCATGCTATGCGGATATCCTTTATGTGCAACACAATTGGAAAG CATACCATCGAAAAAATATTCAATATCTACAACGACTAATAAAGTTTACGATATAACGGATCGTAAAAAATTTTGCAGTACTCATTGTTTTAAAGCGTCCGAGTTTATAAAGTCACAATTACTAGTAAGTCCTCTGTGGCTTAGGAAATATGAACCCACTCCCCAGTTTAAATTATTGCATAAAAGTGCCGGTTAA
- the l(2)SH0834 gene encoding uncharacterized protein l(2)SH0834 isoform X1: MELQESPEVDEMQEKLELRRIQRRRKILENAKSRLEKLNMRQNGDGDTELVNIRASKYICVPLVQECEYSDPEVEPNIPEHFHMQTPAFQQQPHNLQFEDTLKNFESTRNYEQTQENEKIYIKYKLHVILAVSIAYMATLILNENEGQTFYVIIPFALVLVSDLTIFYQQRQRNPMIDMLVLFGIRAHKIVFAINVATKIQIVITDLSIFIFYFCIAAFLGNQFVHLADIK, encoded by the exons ATGGAGTTACAAGAGTCACCTGAAGTTGATGAAATGCAAGAAAAGCTGGAACTTAGAAGAATTCAACGAAgaagaaaaatattagaaaatgcTAAAAGTCGGTTAGAGAAATTAAACATGAGGCAGAATGGTGATGGTGACACCGAGTTGGTGAACATACGTGcaagtaaatacatat GCGTTCCCCTAGTGCAAGAATGTGAATATTCAGATCCAGAAGTTGAACCAAATATTCCTGAACATTTTCATATGCAAACTCCAGCAtttcaacaacaaccacataactTGCAATTTGAGGATACATTAAAAAACTTTGAAAGTACCAGAAATTATGAGCAAACTCAGGAAAACGAGAAAATCTATATAAAGTATAAATTGCATGTTATATTAGCTGTGTCAATCGCGTATATGGCAACATTAATCCTAAATGAAAATGAAGGACAAACTTTTTATGTAATCATACCGTTTGCGCTGGTATTGGTATCAGATTTAACAATTTTTTACCAGCAAAGACAGCGTAATCCAATGATTGATATGTTGGTACTTTTCGGTATTAGAGCTCATAAAATTGTATTTGCAATAAATGTTGCTACGAAAATACAAATCGTTATAACCGATTTATCTATAttcattttctatttttgtatagCCGCATTTCTTGGCAATCAATTTGTGCACTTAGCCGATATTAAATAA
- the l(2)SH0834 gene encoding uncharacterized protein l(2)SH0834 isoform X2, with protein sequence MELQESPEVDEMQEKLELRRIQRRRKILENAKSRLEKLNMRQNGDGDTELVNIRASVPLVQECEYSDPEVEPNIPEHFHMQTPAFQQQPHNLQFEDTLKNFESTRNYEQTQENEKIYIKYKLHVILAVSIAYMATLILNENEGQTFYVIIPFALVLVSDLTIFYQQRQRNPMIDMLVLFGIRAHKIVFAINVATKIQIVITDLSIFIFYFCIAAFLGNQFVHLADIK encoded by the exons ATGGAGTTACAAGAGTCACCTGAAGTTGATGAAATGCAAGAAAAGCTGGAACTTAGAAGAATTCAACGAAgaagaaaaatattagaaaatgcTAAAAGTCGGTTAGAGAAATTAAACATGAGGCAGAATGGTGATGGTGACACCGAGTTGGTGAACATACGTGcaa GCGTTCCCCTAGTGCAAGAATGTGAATATTCAGATCCAGAAGTTGAACCAAATATTCCTGAACATTTTCATATGCAAACTCCAGCAtttcaacaacaaccacataactTGCAATTTGAGGATACATTAAAAAACTTTGAAAGTACCAGAAATTATGAGCAAACTCAGGAAAACGAGAAAATCTATATAAAGTATAAATTGCATGTTATATTAGCTGTGTCAATCGCGTATATGGCAACATTAATCCTAAATGAAAATGAAGGACAAACTTTTTATGTAATCATACCGTTTGCGCTGGTATTGGTATCAGATTTAACAATTTTTTACCAGCAAAGACAGCGTAATCCAATGATTGATATGTTGGTACTTTTCGGTATTAGAGCTCATAAAATTGTATTTGCAATAAATGTTGCTACGAAAATACAAATCGTTATAACCGATTTATCTATAttcattttctatttttgtatagCCGCATTTCTTGGCAATCAATTTGTGCACTTAGCCGATATTAAATAA